In one window of Megalopta genalis isolate 19385.01 chromosome 8, iyMegGena1_principal, whole genome shotgun sequence DNA:
- the Pka-R1 gene encoding protein kinase, cAMP-dependent, regulatory subunit type 1 isoform X2: MDEEQAHDAKQQIATSPEDTEDIPAGQQGPQVPRRRGGISAEPVSEEDATSYVKKVVPKDYKTMAALSKAIAKNVLFAHLDENERSDIFDAMFPVTFLPGEAIIRQGDEGDNFYVIDQGEVEIFVNGELATTIREGGSFGELALIYGTPRAATVRAKTDVKLWGIDRDSYRRILMGSTIRKRKMYEEFLSRVSILESLDKWERLTVADALEPVAFDDGETIVRQGEPGEDFYIIVEGTAVVLQQRSENEEPSEVGRLGPSDYFGEIALLLDRPRAATVVARGPLKCVKLDRARFERVLGPCADILKRNITQYNSFVSLSV; encoded by the exons GTCCTCAAGTACCAAGACGCAGGGGTGGTATCTCCGCGGAGCCGGTCTCCGAGGAGGATGCGACCAGTTATGTCAAGAAGGTCGTGCCTAAGGATTACAAGACGATGGCTGCTTTGAGCAAGGCCATCGCTAAGAACGTCCTTTTCGCTCACTTAGATGAGAACGAACGTTCTGACATATTCGACGCTATGTTTCCAGTCACGTTCTTACCTGGCGAGGCAATCATTCGACAAG GGGACGAGGGAGACAATTTCTACGTGATCGATCAAGGAGAAGTTGAAATATTTGTTAACGGCGAGCTTGCCACCACGATCAGAGAAGGCGGAAGTTTTGGTGAATTGGCTCTGATCTATGGCACACCTCGCGCTGCGACCGTACGAGCGAAAACGGACGTCAAGTTATGGGGAATTGATAGAGATTCTTATCGCAGAATCCTAATGGGCTCCACCATAAGAAAGCGGAAGATGTATGAAGAATTCCTTTCTAGAGTATCTATTTTAG AGTCTCTGGATAAGTGGGAACGGCTGACGGTAGCCGATGCTTTGGAACCCGTAGCATTTGATGACGGCGAGACGATAGTTCGACAGGGTGAACCTGGTGAAGACTTTTATATAATTGTAGAGGGCACTGCTGTGGTCCTCCAACAGCGTTCGGAGAACGAAGAACCGTCAGAAGTGGGTCGCTTAGGACCATCTGATTATTTCG GTGAGATTGCGTTGTTGTTAGACAGGCCAAGAGCTGCGACAGTTGTGGCACGTGGCCCTTTGAAATGTGTAAAACTGGATAGGGCAAGGTTCGAGAGAGTTCTGGGCCCTTGTGCAGACATCCTGAAACGCAACATTACGCAGTATAACAGTTTCGTGTCTTTGTCCGTATAA